In Candidatus Latescibacterota bacterium, the following proteins share a genomic window:
- a CDS encoding ATP-binding cassette domain-containing protein, whose translation MSGRELILKAEGVRKYFRASYGLFSRNKGIVRAVDGVDIRLERGTTLGLVGESGCGKTTLSRVLIRLEEPESGTIEIDGIDFLALRGRELRKARRRIQMIFQDPYSSLNPRLSVGSTIGEGIRIHGLARGREVDEKVRELLSRVGLQPSVSGRYPHEFSGGQRQRIGIARALAVQPDIIIADEPVSALDVSVQAQIINLMKDLQESMGLTYLFVAHDLGVVKHVSDRVAVMYLGRIVEEADSADIFREPLHPYTRGLLDSIPKPVPVSGKMKAFIRGDVPSPLDVPPGCAFHTRCPDAMPRCRKDIPSLKKIDGKRSVSCWLHE comes from the coding sequence ATGAGCGGTAGAGAGCTGATCTTGAAGGCGGAAGGGGTCAGGAAATATTTCAGGGCTTCGTACGGACTTTTTTCTCGCAACAAGGGGATCGTCAGGGCCGTAGATGGAGTCGATATCAGGCTGGAACGGGGAACGACACTTGGGCTGGTCGGAGAGTCGGGCTGTGGCAAGACAACCTTATCACGTGTACTTATCAGACTGGAAGAACCTGAGTCGGGTACGATAGAGATCGATGGTATCGATTTTCTGGCTCTCAGGGGCAGGGAACTCAGAAAGGCCAGACGCAGGATACAGATGATTTTCCAGGATCCTTATTCCTCACTCAATCCCCGGCTCAGCGTGGGTTCCACGATCGGAGAGGGGATCAGGATCCATGGCCTGGCCAGAGGAAGGGAAGTGGATGAGAAGGTCAGGGAACTGCTGTCCCGGGTCGGCCTCCAGCCGTCGGTGTCAGGCAGGTATCCACACGAATTCTCCGGCGGGCAGAGACAGCGGATCGGTATTGCCAGGGCGCTGGCAGTACAGCCCGATATAATCATTGCCGACGAACCGGTCTCGGCCCTCGACGTGTCGGTTCAGGCGCAGATCATCAATCTCATGAAAGACCTTCAGGAAAGTATGGGCCTGACATACCTGTTCGTCGCCCACGACCTTGGAGTCGTCAAACATGTCAGTGACAGGGTGGCCGTCATGTATCTCGGCAGGATCGTGGAAGAGGCTGATTCGGCAGATATCTTCAGGGAGCCGCTTCATCCTTACACACGAGGACTTCTCGATTCGATCCCGAAACCGGTTCCCGTGAGCGGGAAGATGAAGGCCTTCATCCGTGGTGATGTTCCCAGTCCGCTCGATGTCCCGCCGGGCTGCGCATTCCATACGAGGTGCCCTGATGCAATGCCAAGGTGCCGGAAGGATATCCCCTCACTGAAAAAGATCGACGGTAAAAGGTCGGTCAGCTGCTGGCTCCACGAGTGA
- a CDS encoding HDOD domain-containing protein, translated as MSDVFVGRQPIYNRKLKVIGYELLYRHRGDAQTAQFSDGESAVSNVIMNTFVDIGLENLVGRKLAFINFPRGFLTGEHPIPLPPAKVVIEVLEDIEVDDQVIESVRDLRDQGFKIALDDIVDPDGKEPLLDIAWVAKVDLRQIRAAELTGCVRKLRSHGVKILAEKIETMEEYEYCAKHGFDYYQGFFLEKPKIITGQSMPASTLMVMRLLARLQGKNVNFEEIGEIVKQDVSLSYMLLRLINSAYYTLPREIDSIQEALIMLGIEKIRSWLSILLLSRMEGHPEELIRIAMVRGKMCETLTRSIDVELGGTGFMVGLFSVLEAMLKRPMKDILELLPLGHNVKAAILDNEGVLGETLEYVLDYEHWNWENFEDSSFKAEKLNDAYLEALDWATEASSITGA; from the coding sequence GTGTCGGACGTCTTCGTGGGCAGACAACCAATTTATAACAGGAAACTCAAGGTGATCGGGTATGAACTCCTCTACAGGCACAGGGGAGACGCCCAGACTGCGCAGTTCTCCGATGGTGAAAGTGCCGTGTCGAATGTGATCATGAATACCTTCGTGGATATAGGCCTGGAGAACCTGGTCGGCAGAAAACTCGCGTTTATAAATTTTCCAAGGGGGTTTCTGACAGGCGAGCATCCCATTCCTCTTCCCCCTGCCAAGGTCGTGATCGAGGTACTGGAAGACATCGAGGTCGATGACCAGGTAATCGAGTCTGTGCGTGATCTTCGCGACCAGGGATTCAAGATAGCCCTGGACGACATCGTCGATCCTGACGGGAAAGAACCTCTTCTCGATATTGCCTGGGTGGCAAAAGTCGATCTGCGGCAGATCAGGGCGGCAGAACTTACCGGATGCGTCCGAAAACTCAGGTCGCATGGAGTCAAGATCCTCGCCGAGAAGATCGAGACGATGGAGGAGTACGAATACTGTGCTAAACATGGATTCGACTACTATCAGGGTTTCTTTCTCGAGAAGCCGAAGATAATCACAGGCCAGTCTATGCCGGCGTCTACCCTCATGGTCATGAGACTGCTTGCCCGGCTGCAGGGTAAGAATGTGAATTTTGAAGAGATCGGAGAGATAGTGAAGCAGGACGTATCGCTTAGCTATATGCTGCTCAGGTTGATCAACTCCGCATATTATACCCTTCCGAGGGAGATCGATTCGATCCAGGAAGCGCTCATCATGCTCGGTATTGAAAAGATCAGGTCCTGGCTCAGCATTCTCCTGCTTTCGAGGATGGAGGGACATCCCGAAGAGCTTATCAGGATAGCGATGGTAAGGGGAAAGATGTGCGAGACCCTGACCCGGTCGATCGATGTGGAACTGGGAGGGACCGGATTCATGGTCGGCCTGTTCTCGGTCCTGGAGGCGATGCTCAAAAGACCGATGAAAGACATCCTGGAGCTCCTTCCTCTGGGGCACAACGTTAAGGCCGCGATCCTGGACAATGAAGGTGTCCTCGGGGAAACACTCGAGTATGTGCTGGATTATGAGCACTGGAACTGGGAGAACTTCGAGGATAGTTCCTTTAAGGCGGAAAAACTCAACGATGCATATCTGGAGGCACTCGACTGGGCGACCGAAGCCAGCTCGATCACTGGTGCCTGA
- a CDS encoding ABC transporter permease: MKAEDLNSGNSLWSSGWSRFRRNRMGMAGAVIVLCLYAMALLAPVISPCDPVQHGDLPAMRHNPPSMAHPLGTDKFGRDVMSRVFYGSRISLTVSLLAVVIAVVIGALVGAVAGYAGGIVDSVIMRTVDALMAIPRIFLLLTCIALFSRSVLLMIVLLGATSWMGTARLVRGQILSLRNKDFIIAAESLGAGSRRIIFRHLLPNTITVMIISATLRIGGIILIEAALSFLGLGVPPPTPSWGQMVFEGRDVLLNAWWISTFPGIAIIATVIGYNLLGDGLKDSFDPVQFT, from the coding sequence ATGAAGGCTGAAGACCTGAACAGTGGAAACAGCCTCTGGTCGTCCGGATGGTCGAGGTTCAGGCGAAACAGGATGGGTATGGCAGGTGCGGTGATCGTCCTTTGTCTCTACGCGATGGCGTTGCTGGCCCCGGTAATAAGTCCATGCGATCCTGTCCAGCACGGGGATCTTCCGGCCATGCGGCATAATCCTCCGTCCATGGCGCACCCTCTCGGCACTGATAAATTTGGAAGGGACGTGATGTCGAGGGTCTTCTACGGGTCGAGGATATCGCTGACTGTAAGTCTCCTGGCTGTAGTGATAGCTGTCGTCATCGGTGCGCTGGTCGGGGCTGTTGCCGGTTATGCCGGGGGAATCGTGGATTCGGTGATCATGCGGACTGTAGACGCGCTTATGGCTATACCGAGGATCTTTCTCCTTTTAACATGCATTGCTCTCTTTTCGAGGTCAGTCCTTCTTATGATAGTCCTTCTGGGCGCGACGAGCTGGATGGGTACAGCCCGGCTCGTCAGGGGGCAGATATTGTCCCTGAGGAACAAGGATTTCATCATTGCGGCGGAATCTCTGGGCGCGGGCAGTAGAAGGATCATCTTCAGGCATCTCCTTCCGAATACAATAACGGTCATGATCATATCGGCCACTCTTCGTATCGGCGGAATAATACTGATCGAGGCGGCGCTCAGTTTTCTGGGGTTGGGTGTGCCACCTCCGACACCGAGCTGGGGACAGATGGTGTTCGAGGGAAGAGATGTCCTGCTCAATGCCTGGTGGATTTCTACTTTTCCAGGTATAGCTATTATTGCTACAGTCATCGGGTACAACCTTCTGGGCGACGGGTTGAAAGATTCGTTCGATCCTGTACAGTTTACATGA
- a CDS encoding DNA-3-methyladenine glycosylase I produces MKKRCDWAETHPLLTEYHDSEWGVPQHDDIKLFEFLVLDAAQAGLSWLTVLKRREGYRKAFDGFDPVKVAKYTEKKIEALLTDEGIIRNRQKVGSAVHNARSMLLVQEEFGSFDRYIWQFTDGRTLKNAWKMEKDIPAESDESRAMSKDMKKRGFKFVGPVICYAFMQAAGMVNDHLTTCFRYREI; encoded by the coding sequence ATGAAGAAGCGATGCGACTGGGCGGAGACCCATCCCCTTTTGACCGAATATCATGATTCCGAGTGGGGGGTCCCCCAGCATGATGATATAAAATTGTTCGAATTCCTGGTCCTGGACGCCGCTCAGGCAGGATTGAGCTGGCTGACCGTGTTGAAGAGAAGAGAGGGGTACAGGAAGGCTTTCGACGGGTTCGATCCTGTCAAAGTAGCGAAATACACTGAAAAGAAGATCGAGGCCCTTCTTACCGATGAGGGGATAATCAGGAACAGGCAGAAGGTGGGTTCGGCAGTCCATAACGCAAGGTCTATGCTCCTCGTACAGGAAGAATTCGGCAGCTTCGACCGGTACATCTGGCAGTTTACAGATGGAAGGACATTAAAGAACGCCTGGAAGATGGAAAAAGATATCCCCGCCGAAAGCGATGAGTCCAGGGCCATGAGCAAAGACATGAAGAAACGCGGGTTCAAGTTTGTCGGCCCTGTGATCTGCTATGCGTTCATGCAGGCGGCCGGGATGGTGAATGATCACCTTACAACCTGCTTCAGGTACAGGGAGATCTGA
- a CDS encoding ABC transporter ATP-binding protein has protein sequence MENLLEVTGLRTEFMTEDGPACAVDDVSFVIGKGEAVGLVGESGCGKSVTALSIMRLISDPPGRITAGSVILDGRDLLTLTAKEMRRIRGNDISIVFQEPLSSLNPVFTCGEQIREAISLHQGLGRKDSRAKAVEMLRLVRIPDPEKRYSDYPHQMSGGMRQRVMIAMALSCQPRLLIADEPSTALDVSVQAQIMELLLDLREEMEMSVLLITHDLSVVAQMVERVMVMYAGVIVENASVSDLFSRPEHPYTEGLMASIPRLDIDVERLDVIPGRVPDPLRMPAGCRFSDRCSKRIDRCLREEPPMFDTGDGHFSRCWLSGETT, from the coding sequence ATGGAAAACCTTCTTGAAGTAACGGGCCTCAGGACCGAGTTCATGACCGAAGATGGTCCGGCATGTGCTGTGGACGATGTCAGTTTTGTGATCGGTAAGGGTGAGGCTGTGGGGCTGGTGGGCGAATCGGGTTGTGGAAAGAGCGTCACCGCGTTATCGATCATGAGGTTGATCTCCGATCCCCCGGGAAGGATCACAGCGGGATCGGTCATTCTTGATGGCAGGGATCTTCTGACCCTGACCGCGAAGGAGATGCGCCGGATCCGTGGAAATGATATCTCGATTGTCTTCCAGGAACCATTGTCGAGCCTCAACCCTGTATTCACATGCGGAGAACAGATACGTGAGGCGATCAGTCTTCATCAGGGACTGGGGAGGAAGGACAGCAGGGCGAAAGCCGTGGAGATGCTGCGGCTGGTCAGGATCCCTGATCCGGAGAAACGCTACAGCGACTACCCCCACCAGATGAGCGGAGGTATGAGACAGAGGGTGATGATAGCGATGGCTCTGAGCTGTCAGCCGAGGCTGCTGATAGCCGACGAACCGAGCACCGCCCTCGATGTATCTGTTCAGGCTCAGATCATGGAACTTCTCCTTGATCTTCGAGAAGAGATGGAGATGTCGGTGCTGCTGATCACACATGATCTTTCGGTAGTGGCCCAGATGGTCGAACGTGTTATGGTCATGTATGCCGGGGTCATCGTGGAGAATGCTTCCGTGAGTGATCTTTTTTCCCGGCCGGAACATCCCTATACCGAAGGTCTGATGGCCTCCATACCGAGGCTTGATATCGATGTTGAAAGACTCGATGTGATACCGGGCAGGGTGCCTGACCCTCTCCGGATGCCGGCTGGTTGCAGGTTCAGCGACCGGTGTTCGAAAAGAATAGACCGGTGTCTCCGGGAGGAGCCCCCGATGTTCGATACGGGAGACGGGCATTTCTCCCGTTGCTGGTTGTCTGGTGAGACCACGTGA